The proteins below are encoded in one region of Delphinus delphis chromosome 4, mDelDel1.2, whole genome shotgun sequence:
- the LOC132424066 gene encoding uncharacterized protein, translated as MRKRKRKVETHCPDILPTPLLPPQSEEHEVVDKKMTLLSAKESDPDLPNEDRLQSQQDEGTCMMHQECQIQPCELSVSQELRPSSPAVTSLASPPLCLRCFLSCVCQTFSRSRKRKSPGGEGTRQAETGGDAEALRPGLLRVLGKNKAQPH; from the exons atgagaaagaggaagaggaaagtggAGACCCACTGCCCTGACATTCTTCCAACGCCTTTGTTACCACCACAAAGTGAAGAACATGAGGTGGTAGATAAAAAGATGACCCTACTCAGTGCCAAGGAAAGTGATCCTGACCTTCCCAATGAG GACAGATTACAGAGTCAGCAGGATGAAGGTACCTGTATGATGCATCAGGAATGTCAGATCCAGCCCTGTGAGCTCTCAGTGTCCCAGGAGCTCAGGCCCTCTTCTCCTGCAGTGACATCCTTGGCATCACCACCACTCTGTCTTCGTTGCTTTTTAAGCTGTGTCTGCCAGACGTTCTCAAGGTCTAGGAAGAGGAAATCTCCTGGAGGAGAGGGCACCAGGCAAGCTGAGACAGGAGGTGATGCTGAGGCTCTGAGACCTGGTCTGCTGAGGGTTCTAGGCAAAAACAAAGCACAGCCTCACTGA